One part of the Solanum dulcamara chromosome 3, daSolDulc1.2, whole genome shotgun sequence genome encodes these proteins:
- the LOC129882365 gene encoding transcription factor DIVARICATA-like, with protein MNREMGFLSPATYIKNSSWLFEENKGTRWTPEENKVFEEALALFDKDTPDKWYNVAAMIPGKTVNDVIKQYRELVDDISDIEAGLIPVPGYTTSNSFTLEWVNNQDAFHGFKQFYGQSGKRGSSNRSSEHERKKGVPWTEEEHKQFLLGLKKYGKGDWRNISRNFVTTRTPTQVASHAQKYFIRQLSGGKDKRRSSIHDITVVNLTESKFISPEDHKSAPSPQAQHHSKMNGMVKTICEYNLPNQESDITFNSSSGGLIAMPFRGAPSYGLEHGMHNIALQGLQFGNYNTMC; from the exons ATGAACAGAGAAATGGGATTTCTATCCCCTGCAACATACATCAAGAATTCAAGCTGGTTGTTTGAGGAAAACAAAGGAACAAGATGGACACCTGAAGAGAACAAAGTGTTTGAAGAAGCACTTGCTTTATTTGATAAAGATACTCCAGATAAATGGTACAATGTAGCAGCAATGATCCCTGGGAAAACAGTGAATGATGTGATCAAACAGTATAGAGAATTGGTAGATGATATTAGTGATATTGAGGCAGGGTTAATACCAGTACCTGGCTATACTACTAGTAATTCTTTCACATTAGAGTGGGTCAATAATCAAGATGCTTTTCATGGATTCAAGCAATTTTATGGTCAATCTGGGAAACGAGGCTCGTCGAATCgatcttctgaacatgaaagGAAGAAGGGTGTGCCATGGACTGAGGAAGAGCACAA GCAATTTCTGCTGGGGCTGAAAAAGTATGGAAAAGGAGACTGGAGAAATATTTCGCGCAATTTTGTGACGACAAGAACTCCAACTCAGGTAGCTAGCCATGCTCAGAAATACTTTATTAGGCAGCTTTCTGGTGGAAAAGATAAAAGGAGATCAAGCATACATGATATCACAGTTGTCAATCTTACTGAATCCAAGTTTATTTCCCCTGAGGATCATAAATCGGCCCCTTCTCCACAAGCGCAACACCATTCAAAAATGAATGGCATGGTAAAAACAATATGTGAGTATAATTTACCAAATCAAGAATCAGACATAACATTTAACTCATCAAGTGGTGGTCTGATTGCCATGCCTTTTCGAGGGGCTCCATCGTATGGACTCGAGCATGGAATGCATAACATTGCTCTACAAGGTCTCCAGTTTGGTAACTACAATACTATGTGTTGA